In Panicum virgatum strain AP13 chromosome 4N, P.virgatum_v5, whole genome shotgun sequence, a single window of DNA contains:
- the LOC120669966 gene encoding FCS-Like Zinc finger 6-like: MMEARYVKVASRFFLAGKVGNAGEGCGGGGHGRHFLDACFLCKREITSDRHIFMYKGDAAFCRQDQRAMDAALKAARRRHRSLLRTASLPAPAAGTAPVGTMPRRPTVAAPSVVPS, encoded by the exons ATGATGGAGGCGAGGTACGTCAAGGTGGCGTCCCGGTTCTTCCTCGCCGGGAAGGTCGGGAACGCCGGCgaaggctgcggcggtggtggccatggCCGCCACTTCCTCGACGCCTGCTTCCTGTGCAAGCGCGAGATCACCTCGGACCGCCACATCTTCATGTACAA GGGCGACGCGGCGTTCTGCAGGCAGGACCAGAGGGCGATGGACGCCGCGCTCAAGGCCGCcaggcgccgccaccgctcccTCCTGCGCACCGCGTCCCTgccagcgccggccgccgggactGCGCCGGTGGGGACGATGCCACGGCGGCCGACCGTCGCGGCACCGTCCGTCGTGCCCAGCTAG
- the LOC120669964 gene encoding aspartyl protease family protein At5g10770-like, which produces MIPVLPLLVILCVSSPIAHAATSSSLKSKAVCSGHRVSIPLSSDAWLPLNHRRGPCSPLPSSATASMPSTADVLRRDRLRADGIRKGLNGTAGAKRGDATVPTTLGLSVDTLEYVVTVGLGTPAVTQTVVMDTGSDLSWVQRRPCPAATCHPQKDRLFDPARSATYSAFGCRSAACRALLGRDLYGNGCSRRGRCQYAVRYGDGSNTTGTYGADKLTLTPALAVDRFRFGCSHAAPLFSDRTDGLLGLGGGPPSLVSQAAAKAFSYCLPPTASYSGFLTLGAPRAASSRFAVTPMYRSSSGDPFYFVLLRGITVGGRRLRVPPSAFRAGAVMDSGTIVTRLPPKAYRALRAAFRKEMRMHPRRAVPRSSLLDTCFNLTGGDVKVPSVSLVFERGATVELIPSGIIRRGCLAFASSGDDGAPGIIGNLQQRTLEVLYDIGGGAVGFRRGAC; this is translated from the exons ATGATTCCTGTTTTGCCGCTACTAGTTATCTTGTGTGTTTCTTCTCCAATTGCTCACGCAGCTACTAGTAGCTCACTCAAATCCAAGGCCGTCTGCTCCGGCCACAGAG TGAGCATTCCACTCTCCAGTGACGCTTGGCTGCCGTTGAACCACCGGCGCGGCCCTTGCTCGCCGTTGCcctcctcggcgacggcgagcatgcCCTCGACGGCCGACGTGCTCCGCCGGGACCGGCTCCGCGCCGACGGCATCCGGAAGGGCCTCAACGGCACGGCTGGAGCAAAGCGCGGCGATGCAACCGTTCCGACCACGCTCGGCCTCTCCGTGGACACCTTGGAGTACGTCGTCACGGTGGGCCTCGGCACGCCGGCGGTCACCCAGACCGTGGTCATGGACACCGGCAGCGATCTATCGTGGGTGCAGCGCCGCCCGTGCCCGGCCGCGACGTGCCACCCACAGAAGGACAGGCTGTTCGACCCGGCCAGGTCAGCCACGTACTCGGCCTTCGGTtgccgctccgccgcctgcAGGGCCCTCCTCGGCCGTGATCTCTACGGCAATGGCTGCTCCCGGCGCGGCCGGTGCCAGTACGCCGTCAGGTACGGCGACGGGTCCAACACCACCGGGACGTACGGCGCCGACAAGCTGACGCTGACCCcggcgctcgccgtcgaccgCTTCCGGTTCGGATgcagccacgccgcgccgctgtTCAGCGACAGGACCGACGGGCTCCTGGgtctcggcggcggcccgccgTCGCTCGtgtcgcaggcggcggcgaaggccttCTCGTACTGCCTCCCGCCGACGGCGAGCTACTCCGGGTTCCTGACGCtgggcgcgccgcgcgccgcctcgtCGAGGTTCGCGGTGACGCCCATGTaccggagcagcagcggcgacccGTTCTACTTCGTGCTCCTGCGGGGCATCACCGTGGgcgggcgccgcctccgcgtgCCCCCGTCGGCGTTCCGCGCCGGCGCGGTCATGGACTCAGGAACGATCGTCACGCGGCTGCCCCCCAAGGCGTACCGCGCGCTCCGGGCGGCGTTCAGGAAGGAGATGAGGATGCACCCGCGGCGGGCGGTGCCGCGGTCGTCGCTCCTGGACACGTGCTTcaacctcaccggcggcgacgtcAAGGTCCCGAGCGTTTCCCTCGTGTTCGAGCGGGGCGCCACGGTGGAGCTCATCCCGTCGGGGATCATTCGCCGCGGCTGCCTCGCCTTCGCGTCCTCCGGCGACGACGGGGCCCCGGGGATCATCGGCAACCTGCAGCAGAGGACGCTCGAGGTGCTCTACGAcatcggcggcggggccgtgggGTTCCGCCGTGGCGCCTGCTGA